The following proteins come from a genomic window of Euwallacea fornicatus isolate EFF26 chromosome 9, ASM4011564v1, whole genome shotgun sequence:
- the LOC136341300 gene encoding clavesin-2-like isoform X4: MSKACGPRIGGEKHCEVLYELDLGTPPQELQKWAKENIREDPNTRCMVLEDFRDLIYARGECTPHRTDDAFLLRFLRGRKFSVEAAYKLFVNYYRFKEENPEYFDGVNLMRLLRISGDDIITVPPYREASGRRILLYRMGKWDPEKYTITELFQATMAILELAIMEPRAQILGGIGLFDLSNLTLQQAYYMTPSLAHKIVQVLVTSFPMKIHAIHIVFQPWIFDIVYRVFQPFITGPMKNRIFFHGEDLDSLHKHIDPKHLPEKYGGKHPDYDFVPWVHGFNRSAQILGELKNLGYDISERDLAEEHRKDLEEDQSLSDGKGS; this comes from the exons CGAGGTTCTCTACGAGTTGGATTTAGGGACGCCCCCCCAGGAGCTGCAAAAATGGGCCAAGGAGAACATTAGGGAGGACCCGAATACGCGTTGCATGGTCCTGGAAGATTTTCGAGATTTGATATATG CCAGAGGAGAGTGCACCCCTCATAGGACCGATGATGCCTTCCTCTTGCGGTTCCTTAGAGGGCGAAAATTTAGCGTCGAAGCCGCCTATAAGTTG TTCGTAAACTACTATAGGTTCAAGGAAGAAAATCCAGAGTATTTTGATGGGGTGAATCTCATGCGACTGCTGCGCATCTCTGGCGATGACATTATAACGGTCCCTCCCTATAGGGAGGCCAGCGGGAGGAGGATCCTCCTCTATAGAATGG GTAAATGGGACccagaaaaatatacaattacgGAGCTGTTCCAGGCGACAATGGCGATTTTGGAACTGGCCATAATGGAACCCAGAGCCCAGATTTTGGGGGGAATCGGGCTATTTGACTTGTCTAATTTGACCCTCCAGCAGGCATACTACATGACTCCCAGTTTGGCTCATAAAATAGTGCAGGTTTTGGTG ACTTCTTTTCCAATGAAAATCCACGCAATTCACATAGTATTCCAACCCTGGATCTTCGACATCGTATATCGGGTTTTTCAACCTTTTATCACAGGCCCTATGAAAAACCGCATTTTCTTCCATGGAGAAGACCTGGATAGCCTACACAAGCACATCGATCCGAAGCATTTGCCTgaaaa GTATGGGGGCAAACATCCGGACTACGATTTTGTACCTTGGGTTCATGGGTTTAACAGGAGCGCTCAGATATTGGGAGAGTTGAAGAATTTGGGGTATGACATAAGTGAGAGGGATTTGGCGGAGGAGCACAGGAAAGATTTAGAGGAGGATCAGAGTTTATCGGATGGGAAGGGCAGTTAG
- the LOC136341300 gene encoding clavesin-2-like isoform X5, which produces MDSEVLYELDLGTPPQELQKWAKENIREDPNTRCMVLEDFRDLIYARGECTPHRTDDAFLLRFLRGRKFSVEAAYKLFVNYYRFKEENPEYFDGVNLMRLLRISGDDIITVPPYREASGRRILLYRMGKWDPEKYTITELFQATMAILELAIMEPRAQILGGIGLFDLSNLTLQQAYYMTPSLAHKIVQVLVTSFPMKIHAIHIVFQPWIFDIVYRVFQPFITGPMKNRIFFHGEDLDSLHKHIDPKHLPEKYGGKHPDYDFVPWVHGFNRSAQILGELKNLGYDISERDLAEEHRKDLEEDQSLSDGKGS; this is translated from the exons ATGGACAGCGAGGTTCTCTACGAGTTGGATTTAGGGACGCCCCCCCAGGAGCTGCAAAAATGGGCCAAGGAGAACATTAGGGAGGACCCGAATACGCGTTGCATGGTCCTGGAAGATTTTCGAGATTTGATATATG CCAGAGGAGAGTGCACCCCTCATAGGACCGATGATGCCTTCCTCTTGCGGTTCCTTAGAGGGCGAAAATTTAGCGTCGAAGCCGCCTATAAGTTG TTCGTAAACTACTATAGGTTCAAGGAAGAAAATCCAGAGTATTTTGATGGGGTGAATCTCATGCGACTGCTGCGCATCTCTGGCGATGACATTATAACGGTCCCTCCCTATAGGGAGGCCAGCGGGAGGAGGATCCTCCTCTATAGAATGG GTAAATGGGACccagaaaaatatacaattacgGAGCTGTTCCAGGCGACAATGGCGATTTTGGAACTGGCCATAATGGAACCCAGAGCCCAGATTTTGGGGGGAATCGGGCTATTTGACTTGTCTAATTTGACCCTCCAGCAGGCATACTACATGACTCCCAGTTTGGCTCATAAAATAGTGCAGGTTTTGGTG ACTTCTTTTCCAATGAAAATCCACGCAATTCACATAGTATTCCAACCCTGGATCTTCGACATCGTATATCGGGTTTTTCAACCTTTTATCACAGGCCCTATGAAAAACCGCATTTTCTTCCATGGAGAAGACCTGGATAGCCTACACAAGCACATCGATCCGAAGCATTTGCCTgaaaa GTATGGGGGCAAACATCCGGACTACGATTTTGTACCTTGGGTTCATGGGTTTAACAGGAGCGCTCAGATATTGGGAGAGTTGAAGAATTTGGGGTATGACATAAGTGAGAGGGATTTGGCGGAGGAGCACAGGAAAGATTTAGAGGAGGATCAGAGTTTATCGGATGGGAAGGGCAGTTAG
- the LOC136341300 gene encoding clavesin-2-like isoform X6, with amino-acid sequence MVLEDFRDLIYARGECTPHRTDDAFLLRFLRGRKFSVEAAYKLFVNYYRFKEENPEYFDGVNLMRLLRISGDDIITVPPYREASGRRILLYRMGKWDPEKYTITELFQATMAILELAIMEPRAQILGGIGLFDLSNLTLQQAYYMTPSLAHKIVQVLVTSFPMKIHAIHIVFQPWIFDIVYRVFQPFITGPMKNRIFFHGEDLDSLHKHIDPKHLPEKYGGKHPDYDFVPWVHGFNRSAQILGELKNLGYDISERDLAEEHRKDLEEDQSLSDGKGS; translated from the exons ATGGTCCTGGAAGATTTTCGAGATTTGATATATG CCAGAGGAGAGTGCACCCCTCATAGGACCGATGATGCCTTCCTCTTGCGGTTCCTTAGAGGGCGAAAATTTAGCGTCGAAGCCGCCTATAAGTTG TTCGTAAACTACTATAGGTTCAAGGAAGAAAATCCAGAGTATTTTGATGGGGTGAATCTCATGCGACTGCTGCGCATCTCTGGCGATGACATTATAACGGTCCCTCCCTATAGGGAGGCCAGCGGGAGGAGGATCCTCCTCTATAGAATGG GTAAATGGGACccagaaaaatatacaattacgGAGCTGTTCCAGGCGACAATGGCGATTTTGGAACTGGCCATAATGGAACCCAGAGCCCAGATTTTGGGGGGAATCGGGCTATTTGACTTGTCTAATTTGACCCTCCAGCAGGCATACTACATGACTCCCAGTTTGGCTCATAAAATAGTGCAGGTTTTGGTG ACTTCTTTTCCAATGAAAATCCACGCAATTCACATAGTATTCCAACCCTGGATCTTCGACATCGTATATCGGGTTTTTCAACCTTTTATCACAGGCCCTATGAAAAACCGCATTTTCTTCCATGGAGAAGACCTGGATAGCCTACACAAGCACATCGATCCGAAGCATTTGCCTgaaaa GTATGGGGGCAAACATCCGGACTACGATTTTGTACCTTGGGTTCATGGGTTTAACAGGAGCGCTCAGATATTGGGAGAGTTGAAGAATTTGGGGTATGACATAAGTGAGAGGGATTTGGCGGAGGAGCACAGGAAAGATTTAGAGGAGGATCAGAGTTTATCGGATGGGAAGGGCAGTTAG
- the LOC136341300 gene encoding clavesin-2-like isoform X7 — translation MPEESAPLIGPMMPSSCGSLEGENLASKPPISWFKEENPEYFDGVNLMRLLRISGDDIITVPPYREASGRRILLYRMGKWDPEKYTITELFQATMAILELAIMEPRAQILGGIGLFDLSNLTLQQAYYMTPSLAHKIVQVLVTSFPMKIHAIHIVFQPWIFDIVYRVFQPFITGPMKNRIFFHGEDLDSLHKHIDPKHLPEKYGGKHPDYDFVPWVHGFNRSAQILGELKNLGYDISERDLAEEHRKDLEEDQSLSDGKGS, via the exons ATG CCAGAGGAGAGTGCACCCCTCATAGGACCGATGATGCCTTCCTCTTGCGGTTCCTTAGAGGGCGAAAATTTAGCGTCGAAGCCGCCTATAAGTTG GTTCAAGGAAGAAAATCCAGAGTATTTTGATGGGGTGAATCTCATGCGACTGCTGCGCATCTCTGGCGATGACATTATAACGGTCCCTCCCTATAGGGAGGCCAGCGGGAGGAGGATCCTCCTCTATAGAATGG GTAAATGGGACccagaaaaatatacaattacgGAGCTGTTCCAGGCGACAATGGCGATTTTGGAACTGGCCATAATGGAACCCAGAGCCCAGATTTTGGGGGGAATCGGGCTATTTGACTTGTCTAATTTGACCCTCCAGCAGGCATACTACATGACTCCCAGTTTGGCTCATAAAATAGTGCAGGTTTTGGTG ACTTCTTTTCCAATGAAAATCCACGCAATTCACATAGTATTCCAACCCTGGATCTTCGACATCGTATATCGGGTTTTTCAACCTTTTATCACAGGCCCTATGAAAAACCGCATTTTCTTCCATGGAGAAGACCTGGATAGCCTACACAAGCACATCGATCCGAAGCATTTGCCTgaaaa GTATGGGGGCAAACATCCGGACTACGATTTTGTACCTTGGGTTCATGGGTTTAACAGGAGCGCTCAGATATTGGGAGAGTTGAAGAATTTGGGGTATGACATAAGTGAGAGGGATTTGGCGGAGGAGCACAGGAAAGATTTAGAGGAGGATCAGAGTTTATCGGATGGGAAGGGCAGTTAG
- the LOC136341300 gene encoding clavesin-2-like isoform X3 — MGNCQKYGYLISPTPMDSEVLYELDLGTPPQELQKWAKENIREDPNTRCMVLEDFRDLIYARGECTPHRTDDAFLLRFLRGRKFSVEAAYKLFVNYYRFKEENPEYFDGVNLMRLLRISGDDIITVPPYREASGRRILLYRMGKWDPEKYTITELFQATMAILELAIMEPRAQILGGIGLFDLSNLTLQQAYYMTPSLAHKIVQVLVTSFPMKIHAIHIVFQPWIFDIVYRVFQPFITGPMKNRIFFHGEDLDSLHKHIDPKHLPEKYGGKHPDYDFVPWVHGFNRSAQILGELKNLGYDISERDLAEEHRKDLEEDQSLSDGKGS; from the exons TTTCTCCCACACCTATGGACAGCGAGGTTCTCTACGAGTTGGATTTAGGGACGCCCCCCCAGGAGCTGCAAAAATGGGCCAAGGAGAACATTAGGGAGGACCCGAATACGCGTTGCATGGTCCTGGAAGATTTTCGAGATTTGATATATG CCAGAGGAGAGTGCACCCCTCATAGGACCGATGATGCCTTCCTCTTGCGGTTCCTTAGAGGGCGAAAATTTAGCGTCGAAGCCGCCTATAAGTTG TTCGTAAACTACTATAGGTTCAAGGAAGAAAATCCAGAGTATTTTGATGGGGTGAATCTCATGCGACTGCTGCGCATCTCTGGCGATGACATTATAACGGTCCCTCCCTATAGGGAGGCCAGCGGGAGGAGGATCCTCCTCTATAGAATGG GTAAATGGGACccagaaaaatatacaattacgGAGCTGTTCCAGGCGACAATGGCGATTTTGGAACTGGCCATAATGGAACCCAGAGCCCAGATTTTGGGGGGAATCGGGCTATTTGACTTGTCTAATTTGACCCTCCAGCAGGCATACTACATGACTCCCAGTTTGGCTCATAAAATAGTGCAGGTTTTGGTG ACTTCTTTTCCAATGAAAATCCACGCAATTCACATAGTATTCCAACCCTGGATCTTCGACATCGTATATCGGGTTTTTCAACCTTTTATCACAGGCCCTATGAAAAACCGCATTTTCTTCCATGGAGAAGACCTGGATAGCCTACACAAGCACATCGATCCGAAGCATTTGCCTgaaaa GTATGGGGGCAAACATCCGGACTACGATTTTGTACCTTGGGTTCATGGGTTTAACAGGAGCGCTCAGATATTGGGAGAGTTGAAGAATTTGGGGTATGACATAAGTGAGAGGGATTTGGCGGAGGAGCACAGGAAAGATTTAGAGGAGGATCAGAGTTTATCGGATGGGAAGGGCAGTTAG